A region of Chitinophaga horti DNA encodes the following proteins:
- the istB gene encoding IS21-like element helper ATPase IstB, producing the protein MNTTQTLEQMQQLRLSGMYQAYRSQLELPLNKQLEGHDQVAHLVQAELLNRTNEKTAYYLKLAKLRLASTIEQIECSAARNITKQQLAGLAEGRYLAQGENILITGATGCGKSYLACALGHQACLQGHKTTYLNMNRLIEKITLSKLDGSYIRMLNHLERQTLIILDDFGLAPMTQEVRLTILQLLEDRYGKKSIIITSQLPVAKWYEYINDPTLADAIMDRMTANAQRIELKGDSMRRKKGKANQ; encoded by the coding sequence ATGAACACTACTCAAACACTGGAGCAAATGCAACAACTCAGGTTATCCGGCATGTATCAGGCCTATCGCTCGCAACTGGAACTGCCTTTAAACAAGCAGTTAGAAGGCCATGACCAGGTAGCCCACCTTGTACAGGCAGAATTACTTAACCGCACTAATGAAAAAACAGCCTACTACCTTAAGCTGGCTAAATTAAGGCTGGCATCTACTATTGAACAGATAGAGTGCTCAGCAGCCCGCAATATTACCAAACAGCAGCTGGCCGGTCTTGCTGAGGGCCGATACCTGGCCCAGGGTGAAAATATTCTTATTACGGGTGCAACAGGCTGCGGAAAAAGTTACCTGGCCTGTGCTTTGGGCCATCAGGCCTGCTTGCAGGGACATAAAACTACCTACCTGAACATGAATCGCCTGATAGAAAAGATTACACTGTCGAAGCTCGACGGCTCCTATATCAGGATGCTAAATCACCTGGAACGCCAAACGCTCATTATATTAGACGACTTTGGCCTGGCACCTATGACTCAGGAGGTCAGATTAACCATATTGCAACTCCTGGAAGATAGGTATGGCAAAAAGAGCATCATCATCACCTCCCAACTTCCGGTAGCAAAATGGTACGAATATATCAACGACCCAACGCTGGCCGATGCTATTATGGACAGAATGACAGCCAATGCACAACGAATAGAATTAAAGGGTGATTCTATGAGACGGAAAAAGGGGAAAGCAAATCAATAA
- a CDS encoding phospholipase D-like domain-containing protein, with the protein MGQHDQNIQLHHKICLIDQLTIINGSYNWSYSACNNEENIMILTIEANNSADSTIIESIYRRHGFLCKNGSQRIDRFETLGYYQTHNRDFSITLSKLDEHEIELRKLFQDRITETFHKAQGLKLGLSDEFLRQMVREGGGVNFVKRILRDEMRTNEVKSGFMKLVLLTPPRLDLSLEFQVLQPEFGILFSEEEKAFCQKLVGWGGRGEMPNMS; encoded by the coding sequence GTGGGTCAACATGACCAGAATATACAGTTGCATCATAAAATCTGCCTTATTGACCAGCTTACAATAATTAATGGCTCTTATAATTGGAGTTATTCAGCATGTAATAATGAAGAAAATATAATGATACTCACTATTGAAGCCAACAATTCTGCTGATAGTACGATAATAGAGAGTATTTATAGACGGCATGGATTTTTATGTAAAAATGGTAGTCAACGGATAGATAGATTTGAAACCCTAGGTTACTATCAGACTCATAATCGAGATTTTAGTATTACACTCTCTAAACTAGATGAACATGAAATTGAACTCCGAAAACTGTTTCAAGATCGTATAACAGAAACCTTTCACAAAGCACAAGGGTTGAAGTTGGGTCTATCTGATGAATTCCTACGACAAATGGTGCGTGAAGGTGGAGGGGTTAACTTTGTAAAACGTATTCTAAGAGATGAAATGAGAACAAATGAAGTAAAATCCGGTTTTATGAAGTTGGTGTTGTTGACCCCTCCAAGGCTGGATTTATCTTTAGAATTTCAGGTATTACAACCGGAATTTGGTATCCTTTTTTCCGAAGAAGAAAAAGCGTTTTGCCAAAAACTAGTAGGTTGGGGTGGAAGAGGGGAAATGCCGAATATGAGTTAA